A portion of the Deinococcus peraridilitoris DSM 19664 genome contains these proteins:
- a CDS encoding alpha-mannosidase, which yields MTRPATPRTVHLYHHTHWDREWWATRERFRFRLVHTIDAVLDALGADEKLSCFVLDGQTIVLKDYLHIRPERQAELGALIRAERLFVGPWHILPDEFLVSGEATIRNLWLGERTARALGVPLSRVGYLPDQFGHIAQMPQLLAGFGIDSAVVWRGFGGPPVGGNSGEAEVSRNCYLYPRARDERFPAEVQSEFWWEALNGSRVLGVFLPLEYYRSHFTLSGDPTSTDQTVGRARRASRYLASYAATDALLEPLGGDHLNVDPNLPTVLTSINEVLAQEGVHYQISSLDAFVRDVRRQQERVQVVWQGEGRAFGRKAHLLPGVLSARLYLKQRNVRAQSALERFAEPLQALHWLLGEAYEHQYLWNAWERLIENHPHDSICGCSIDQVHREMLTRFDEAQQMADLLSEDAHASITSRVDASFAPDGHVFTVFNPLNWARTDEVRLLMNVFLDIHPEGWELIDHEGQTLPFQVRTVRSSTEKAEAFSWLGVSGHGAHDEDQFCEVGFVARDVPGIGYRAYALRPRSSPARHDLAVPYQVLGNVALNKGDLAVSDLAVGPGVLENALLRVTVGTNGSLELLDKTTLLTYPNLNSFDDGGDNGDSYNYAWPLGDQVFSTECLEARHAWQEVGPARATLRVTWAWSLPEGLSDDRQSRSARHVPFTLHSDITLHAGVKRVDIRTHFDNPARDHRLRARFPLGAPITHSSAETQYGVVERPVRLPDDQRGSSEPAVHEHPQLHFVSVTDGARGLSVLNRGLPEFSAREDGSLCLTVLRAVGWLSRADFLTRVGGAGPTIATPEAQMLGPVEAEYSLVPHAGSWDQADVWRDAHDFNAPLHAATRTSQVVPLRNRHRTLSASLPPLGQLVRVTGRVLVTAIKRAEDHGRLIIRFVNQTPQPQDVSVRIARQVTLAERVNLREEHLSPLDVENDTASLRVQPWEIVTLAFRVTPADHQEGTT from the coding sequence GTGACCCGCCCTGCCACGCCACGCACGGTGCACCTCTACCACCACACCCACTGGGACCGGGAATGGTGGGCGACCCGCGAACGCTTCCGCTTCCGCCTCGTGCACACCATCGATGCGGTCCTCGACGCACTCGGCGCCGACGAGAAACTGAGCTGCTTCGTGCTGGACGGCCAGACTATCGTCCTGAAAGACTACCTGCACATCCGACCGGAACGTCAGGCGGAACTGGGCGCCCTCATTCGCGCCGAGCGGCTGTTCGTGGGGCCCTGGCACATCCTGCCGGACGAATTTCTGGTGAGCGGCGAAGCCACCATCCGCAACCTCTGGCTGGGCGAACGCACCGCGCGTGCGCTGGGCGTGCCACTCAGCCGCGTCGGATACCTGCCCGACCAGTTCGGGCACATCGCGCAGATGCCGCAGCTCCTGGCCGGTTTCGGCATTGACAGCGCCGTCGTGTGGCGTGGTTTCGGTGGGCCACCGGTCGGCGGGAATTCCGGGGAAGCGGAAGTCAGCCGGAACTGCTACCTGTACCCCCGGGCGCGTGACGAACGCTTTCCCGCCGAGGTGCAAAGCGAATTCTGGTGGGAAGCCCTGAACGGCAGCCGCGTGCTCGGTGTCTTCCTTCCGCTGGAGTATTACCGCAGTCATTTCACCCTGTCAGGAGATCCTACGTCCACTGATCAGACGGTGGGCCGGGCCCGGCGCGCCAGCCGTTACCTCGCCAGCTACGCCGCCACGGACGCGTTGCTCGAACCGCTGGGCGGCGACCACCTGAACGTCGATCCGAATTTGCCCACGGTCCTGACCTCGATCAACGAGGTCCTCGCGCAGGAAGGCGTGCATTACCAGATCAGCTCACTCGACGCCTTCGTACGTGACGTCCGTCGCCAGCAGGAACGCGTGCAGGTCGTCTGGCAGGGCGAAGGGCGGGCGTTCGGGCGCAAGGCGCACCTGCTGCCCGGCGTGCTGAGCGCCCGGCTGTACCTCAAGCAGCGCAACGTCCGCGCGCAAAGCGCCCTCGAGCGTTTTGCCGAACCCCTGCAGGCCCTGCACTGGCTGCTGGGAGAAGCCTACGAACACCAGTACCTCTGGAACGCCTGGGAACGCCTCATCGAAAACCATCCGCATGACAGCATCTGCGGCTGCTCGATCGATCAGGTGCACCGCGAGATGCTCACCCGTTTCGACGAAGCCCAGCAGATGGCTGACCTCCTCAGCGAAGACGCGCACGCTTCCATCACCAGCCGGGTCGATGCGAGTTTTGCCCCGGACGGGCACGTTTTTACGGTCTTCAATCCGCTCAACTGGGCGCGCACCGACGAAGTCCGCCTGCTGATGAACGTTTTTCTGGACATTCACCCGGAGGGCTGGGAACTCATCGATCATGAGGGCCAGACCCTGCCGTTTCAGGTGCGCACGGTTCGCAGTTCGACCGAAAAAGCCGAAGCCTTCAGTTGGCTGGGCGTCAGCGGCCACGGCGCGCACGACGAGGACCAGTTTTGCGAAGTGGGCTTCGTCGCAAGGGACGTACCCGGAATCGGATACCGCGCGTACGCCCTGCGGCCCCGCTCCTCGCCCGCCCGGCATGACCTCGCCGTGCCTTACCAGGTGCTCGGAAACGTCGCGCTGAACAAAGGTGACCTGGCAGTCAGCGACCTCGCCGTCGGTCCCGGCGTTCTCGAGAACGCCTTGTTGCGCGTTACGGTCGGGACCAACGGTAGTTTGGAGCTGCTCGACAAAACCACCCTTCTGACCTACCCGAATCTCAACAGCTTTGACGACGGGGGTGACAACGGTGACAGCTACAACTACGCCTGGCCGCTCGGGGATCAGGTGTTCAGCACCGAGTGCCTGGAAGCCCGGCATGCCTGGCAGGAGGTCGGTCCCGCGCGCGCGACCCTGCGTGTCACCTGGGCGTGGAGTCTGCCCGAAGGGCTCAGCGACGACCGCCAGAGTCGCAGTGCCCGGCACGTGCCGTTCACGCTGCACAGCGACATCACTCTGCACGCCGGCGTGAAGCGCGTGGACATCCGCACCCACTTCGACAATCCCGCCCGTGATCACCGCCTGCGCGCCCGATTTCCGCTGGGCGCCCCCATCACGCATTCGAGTGCCGAGACCCAGTACGGCGTCGTCGAGCGCCCCGTGCGGCTGCCAGACGACCAGCGTGGCAGCAGCGAGCCGGCCGTACACGAACACCCTCAGCTGCACTTTGTGAGCGTCACGGACGGCGCGCGCGGCCTGAGTGTCCTCAACCGTGGCTTGCCGGAATTCAGCGCCCGCGAGGACGGCTCCCTCTGCCTGACCGTGCTGCGCGCCGTGGGCTGGCTTTCGCGCGCGGACTTCCTGACGCGTGTCGGGGGTGCCGGACCCACCATCGCCACCCCGGAAGCCCAGATGCTCGGCCCGGTTGAGGCCGAGTACAGCCTTGTGCCGCATGCTGGCAGTTGGGACCAGGCCGACGTGTGGCGTGACGCACATGACTTCAACGCGCCACTGCACGCCGCGACGCGCACGAGCCAGGTGGTGCCGCTGCGCAACCGCCACCGGACGCTCAGCGCTTCCCTCCCGCCGCTGGGTCAGCTCGTGCGCGTCACGGGTCGTGTGCTGGTCACCGCCATCAAGCGCGCGGAAGACCATGGGCGCCTGATCATCCGTTTCGTGAACCAGACGCCCCAGCCACAGGACGTCAGTGTACGGATTGCCCGCCAGGTCACCCTTGCCGAACGCGTGAACCTGCGCGAGGAGCACCTCTCGCCCCTGGACGTCGAGAATGACACCGCGAGCCTCAGGGTACAGCCCTGGGAAATCGTCACGCTTGCCTTTCGCGTGACTCCCGCTGACCATCAGGAAGGAACGACATGA